The Methylomonas montana DNA window ACGCACCATGGGCGCGACTATTTTCTTTGGGCAATAAAAAACGCCTTGAATCGGCGCTTTGACGCCTTTACTTTCCGGGTTGAGAGTTCCGGGCTGACTGTTGCCAGCGATAATCAGCATAGCCACCCGCGCGCAGTCCGTCAAGCCGATCTCTATCAAATCGGCAATTTTCCAGCGTTTTTTCCGCTTACGATTGAGACGGGAAGGTTTGGTATTGGGATCGTTCGGGCGACTCATTTCGATCCCCTTGCAGCTTCCAGCTTCACAACCAAGGCTTTGATTTCGGCATCGGTCTTGCCAGCAATCCGGGCGTCGATGATCGCCTGGACTTCATCGCCAGGCCAGGCAACCTGACAAGGGTCGCCGTTTTTGTCCCGGCCGATGACGACAGGCCTTACAAACAGGCCGGCGTCGATTTCCCGGTAAATTGTGCCTCTCGATTTGCCGTAAACCTTTTCGACTATCGGACGGCGGTACAGAGGGTTGAGGGTTGGTAATGCAGCGGCTTGGCTTGCCATGTCTGAATCTCCTTTGGATTGATTGACATGGCTTAACCATAAACGCGATTTTTCACCCCTTTTGATATTCGGCGTAAATCTCCCTTATTCGGGCTTATTATCCGCTATTGTCTGCGGTGTACTCTTTCCATCGCTTTTTGAATCCCGATTTCGATAGTGTCTTAACGCCAGGCATGGTCAAGCAGGATTCTCCCCCTTTATCGGTACTTGCCTCAATGTTGTAACCATGTGGCGGCGATATATTCAGCCGCACCCATGCTAGAGTTTCATTCGGCAAACGGCTATTCTCGGCATAAAATTCATTGACCATTTCCCGGATGGCTTCAAACCAATCATCAGTGCGCATGGGCAATTTGAGTGAACAGGTATTTTGATTGAATTGCTTCACTGGATTTTCGCGCTCGAAGCGTTCGACTTCGGTGGCATCGATAATCAGGCGATCGGTTCCTGGATAGAAGGTAATGGTGACATCGGCACCGATCAGGCTGGCATCTTCCGACGTTTGGCAAACCCCGGTTTTACAAAACGGTTCCGTCGCATGATAGATGTTTGCCAGGTCTTCGAAGGTAATCGGTGTATGGGCGCCGCGCTGGTTGACCTCGAGGCCTGGATATTCCCAATCGGCTTGGGCAACGAATTTGAGTTGATTGGTCAAGCCAAGCTGCATGATGACGTCAATCGGAAGCCGCCAATGCTCGGCCAGTTGATCGACCGTGAAATAAAGTCGTTCGATTTTCAAAACGCACCCCGTTACAGTGCCATCATTACGAAAGGGTCAACCGGAAATAGGGTAACGAATCCCGCTTGTCGCCCCGTCGGGCTATCCGGTTGATGTCAATTATACAGCCTTCAAAAACAATCCCAAACCAAGTCTAGCTCTTCGCCATCTTCGGAAAACAAATCATATTCGCCTTCGCCTTGCTTGACGACGAATCGCGCCGGCGGTTCGTAGGTGTTCGCCATTGCTCGCAAAGCATCAGGCAATGATGGCTCATTGATGTCGATCAAAATCCCGCCATCGCCTAAATCCCCTTCACAAAAATCACCCGCTTTGAGTTTATTTTCTTCATTCATCGAGTCACCTTCATAGTCTGGTCGTCAAAGCCGCTAACACGAGCCCGACGACAATATATAACGCAATGCCTATCCAAAACAGGATATTCGCGCCCCAGAACACCAACCAAAAGTAAGGCGCAATTGGCGGGCTGGTCAGCACAAAAAGCCCGGCCAGAATGATAGTGGCGCTTAAGCCGTCTTGCTTTCGACGAGGCAACGCTAAAAACCAGGCTTTCACACGCGACACGGTACTTTGGATCATATGAAGGGTACGATTTCAAATCGGCTTACAACGCTTTGCCGAAATTGGCTTGGATCACAACGCGCTCATTCATCACGCTGTCGAGAAAATTGGCTCACGATTGCAACATTTCTAAGCGTTGGGTTTTGTACTGCGCATGGGAATAAGTGCCAGCCATGCCGGGGATAGCATGACTCAGCGCGGTTTCCACGACTTCCGGCGAATGGCCTTGTTCTCGTAGGTGGGTTGATGCAGTATGCCGGTGATCGTGGATGTTGTAGTCGATGATGACGCCCGCAGCCAGCGCCGCCGCGTGCGCACCGCTTAGGTTATTGCTGTGCATCGCCCTTGCTGGGTTGGTTGGCATCGGCATCACCCAGCGACTATCGCCAGATAGCCGCTTTAACTCCCAAAGCATTTCGATAGCCTGGCGCGGCAGCATCACCAGATGATCTTTTTTGGTTTTCATCCGGCCTGCCGGTATCAGCATTTCGCCTTTCTCGAAGTCGATCTCACTCCAGGCGGCGCCGGTAAGCTCCTGCTTTCTTAATGCCAGCATCAACAGCAGATGCAAGCCCAGTTTGTAACCTCGATAGCAGTTGGCTTGGTATAAACCGATCAGGTAACGCCTAATTTCCGGCGTGGTCAACCATCGGGTTCGTTTGTTGCGGTTGCCGACGCGGGCGGGTTTTACCAACGCCGCGGGATTGTGCTTGCAAAAGTCGTGCTCCACGGCATAACTAAAGACGCGCTCAGCCCATGCCAGACAAGATAGGGCGGTCGGTGGTCCGACATGCTCGCGGATGTCATAAATCAATTCGCGGATCGTGGCGACATCGATCTCGGCCAGAGGCTTATCGGCTAGCTTTGGTAGTAAATGCCGTTTAACCGGCGTCCAGCCTTTGTCCGGGTTTTTCCAGTGAGAGTCTACCCATTCGGTTTTATATCTGCCGGCAGCTTCGCCAAAGGTCGTCAGGGCTTGCAAGGCGGCTTTTTCTTGAGCGGCCTTGACGTGTTCTTCCAGGGTTTTGACGCCATGGCCATCGACAATCATTTTCTTGGCTTGCGGGTCGTCGAGCAGGGTAGAAGGGTGTTGATTCAATGCGACAAGCTGCCGGGCAACAGCGTGGATTTTTCGGGCATCGACCAGGCTGATGTC harbors:
- a CDS encoding tyrosine-type recombinase/integrase, whose product is MSLTDTQIKKSKALEKDYQLADGDGLSLVIRKKGTKTWRYEFRLNGKKEKYGYGNYLDISLVDARKIHAVARQLVALNQHPSTLLDDPQAKKMIVDGHGVKTLEEHVKAAQEKAALQALTTFGEAAGRYKTEWVDSHWKNPDKGWTPVKRHLLPKLADKPLAEIDVATIRELIYDIREHVGPPTALSCLAWAERVFSYAVEHDFCKHNPAALVKPARVGNRNKRTRWLTTPEIRRYLIGLYQANCYRGYKLGLHLLLMLALRKQELTGAAWSEIDFEKGEMLIPAGRMKTKKDHLVMLPRQAIEMLWELKRLSGDSRWVMPMPTNPARAMHSNNLSGAHAAALAAGVIIDYNIHDHRHTASTHLREQGHSPEVVETALSHAIPGMAGTYSHAQYKTQRLEMLQS
- a CDS encoding helix-turn-helix transcriptional regulator; the encoded protein is MASQAAALPTLNPLYRRPIVEKVYGKSRGTIYREIDAGLFVRPVVIGRDKNGDPCQVAWPGDEVQAIIDARIAGKTDAEIKALVVKLEAARGSK